The sequence below is a genomic window from Gossypium hirsutum isolate 1008001.06 chromosome A11, Gossypium_hirsutum_v2.1, whole genome shotgun sequence.
atTTGAGTGCCATCCCTTGATATTAGCCACTTCAGTTAAAGCACTTCTCCACCTTTGGATCTTTGCTTCATCTTCCTTGTATCTCTCTTCATGTTTGGCAAAAGCTGCTTCaactttctctttttgttttcttaaatcaGATGGATCCACACCATAGAAAATTGGAAATACTTTATGTCCATTCTCCTTTTTTTGTTTAACAATCTCAGCAAGTTCCTCCAAGCACCAACCTGAAAAGACATAGTTTTCCGAGAAAACGATTAGTGAGCACCATGATTGTTGAATTGCTTTGAAGAGCTCAGGCGCGATCTCTTCGCCGGCCTCCAGCTTTGGATCATCCCTGAAAGTGACGATTCCGGTCCTTCTCAAAGCATCATAGAGATGGTCTGTGAAGTTATGACGAGTATCTTCACCTCTAAAACTGAAGAATACGTCATATTCTTTTTGTCTAGGAATAACGAGGAAGTTGACAGTAACGAGGACATGAGGAAGTCTGAGAAGGAAAAAGATATGACAATCTAGTTTGGGAAAACCAGAAAATACGGTGGCTCAATATGAAGAAAGAAACTAGAAACAGACCAAGTAGAGGAGCATCAAGAAAGGGAAAGCGGACACAGGTTTCTAAGCAATTTCTCTATACATGTcctacctttttttttcttcaaaacgaATCTCCATCATAATAGCTATGAAAAGGTGTAGTGGTGGAAGTTTGGTGACAAATGAAAATGATGGTGCTTTCCAGGAAGAATCGTTGACGGTGAGGGCAGAATTGGTTGCTTCGTCCACAGAGTGGAGGCTACTTTAATTAGAAAAGCAAAGTGAAGAAGCACGCCCCttaatcacctttttcttttccttaatttttttggttcaaaCACATTTTGCTTTTCGGTGTGGAAAGtgtcaagtaaagaaaattgGATCCAAacaattttcaaactcaatcatcaAACCAGCATAAAGATGACAGAGTAATTACATATGGAAATTTTGGGCTCATTGCAGCCGGGTTAAGCTGGAAACATCGGCCCAACAATACAAAAACCCTTTCCTTTTTACAGTATTCAGcccaaagtaaaagaaaaataaaacatcccTCTGCTTTGAACCCCAGCCaacagtctttttttttttttgaatagagagaaaaacaacaaacaaaatctAAATCGATGAAAGGTAGGTCCAATGTGATCCCATTCAAGACTGTCTCTTAGCTCGTCTAGTAAATTTTCTAGTATACGAATTATCGATGAAGTTGAGTTCTTTCTTTGCTAAACTATCAACTACACTGTTGACTCACGCAATCTATGATGAACTCAACTTACCACAGTCGTTCCCTAAGTCTGCTTATAACATGCACCAACCTTAGGTTACTTTCCTTTGCTTGAGTTGAATTAATGAGATGAATAGCATCATCACTATCTAACTCAACAAGAAGTTGCCGAAATCCCTTTTCCCATGCAACACCAAGTCCATCCACGACTGCCCATAACTCGACTTGCAGAGTGCCTCTAAAGTACTCGGCAATCCATTCGCTTTGAGCATCCCGAAATACTCCTCCTACTGCTCCCAACCCATTTGCAGCAGCCACAATCTCATCTATGTTTTTGAAAATGGTAAACGACATGAGGAAGTATGAGAACGAATCTCCACAATAATCTATGAAAGCGAGTAGTGGTGGAAGTCTAACAAGTcaattacaagaaaagaaaatgatgataagTTTTATTGATGGTATTctctaatatataatatatagcaataatagtttttaaaatCAAATGTAATCTCCAATATATGCTATTCAAATAATAATGtagtatttaaattaataaaagaatattatCTATAATAATTCTAAAATCATCTTAAATAAAATACcactcaaattcaatttttttttaattttgaattaaaacaaaaaaaaatatatgtttagcTTATTTTTACGAGTCTAACAACTATAACTGCATAAGAAAAAGAACAGAACAAAGTAATACTTAACGTATctctaaaaaaatttcattaaaattttcatgcacattagtagtttaataattgatattaactTAGAAACTAAAATTGATATTAAAGCTTTTAAAAGATATTACTTCTTAgccataaataatttttaaaagaatggcATCAAAGTTAAAGACAATCGTTGTTTATTGTTGAGTGATACACCACCGACttgctaaaagaaaaaaaaaattgtcaaattacaCTTTAAATTATAGAATTGTAAAGAGTATATAATCATCATCTAACAAAAATATCACATTGTAATCAATTCAATAAAATGAGAATGGaagttgaaaatgaaatgaataaagctTAATGAAAACATATGAATAAACAAAacaactaaattgaaagaaaagagatGATAATTTGTATCACGCAATGAGAATATTTATTCATATGAAGATGTGTAACtactaaaaaaaactaaagacaataaacaaaattgaaaagcaatgaatttttatatattattcttatTCTATGAGATGGTATTTAatatttgttatatattattCTTATACGTCACACTAACAAATAAgtcaaaaactataaaaataaaaaataaaaataaatcacaatttaaatttaaatttaaaaaatataaatttttcataagaattaaaaaattttagcaTGGAGTAGGTTgttgtgtttaaaattttaatattttagttaatattttcaatttaaaaaaatatcattttgtttctttattaaaaagttaatggtcaaatttaactttttcttaaaagttGTGTGTCAAATTTAACCCaaacaaagaataaaatgtaaagtgataaaaaaatgtaaacattaagaactaaattaatattttgtctatattatttttatttgatattttaaatatattaaaacaattttaaaagtttaactaGACACATATCATATTTAATACATAACTTGGTGTCTAACAATTTCGAACAAAAATGAAAGGACAAATTTATTTTACGAAAATAGtctaataacaaaaataaaaggatgattataacattaataAAGAATTCGCAACTTACTTATTAGTTGCTTCTTCATGGAGCAATCAAAACTTCCTCCACATTTTATCTCTAGTCGTTTATATTTTTTCAATCTGCGATCATGAAatctaattatataaaaatgaataatattttgaatgttattatttaaatttgggaTAGGCATAGAATACGAGTTTCTGTTCAACATGTATatgctaaaatttttaggttaaatattatatatatttgaaaaattatatcTCATTTATTGTAGAGTAAGATATCAAAACtaaatacttaaaataaaataaaaaactataaataatattatagataaaaaaaaggtcataaaaaaaattaataggacAAGGCTAATGAAGTAGTTTACCACAACTAGTGCTTCTTCCTCAATGTACTCATTgtagaattgatttttttttttttgcatctgTTTTGATTGCGGCCCTTCATCCTTCTCCTCATATATTTACGTTTCTGCTTTATAGGGAACCGTTACCTATTGATCCATCATCAACAGAGTGTTGCTGGATATCTTCAAAATTTGCACAACACTGACTACTATGCAGCTCTTTTATTTGTTCATCTCTTCCAGATCTCTCTCATACACTATTCTAACACCACACTTCTTCACCTTAACACTGTTATGGAAGGGATCTGTGAACGACAAGTCAAGTTGATGACATTCCTGATCTAAGCAGTCTGTTGTCCATAAATTATTGGTTTCACGTTCACCACATTTGTCTTCCAAAGAAATTGGATAAAACTTGTCACGCGAGAAATAACGAATTAACATGTGGTCCTTCGTTACGGGCTGTTCTAGACCATAATTTAGAGAGCAGCCACTCCAATCGACTATTGGAGGATTTCTACCCTGGAAATTAGATCGAGTGCAATTGGCCTGTCTAGAATATCTACCGTGGATAACAGTTCTACACATGAGATTCTCATCCCTTGAAGCATTATCACTCACAAAAATGCAGCACAAAGCAACTCCCATCCATTGACTATCATTCCAAACTTCCAGAGGCAAATCTATCTTAATCGAAGAGCCACCTCTTTGTTGACTAAATCATTCTGGCAGTTCACTTCCAGgtataataataacaaactttTTTCTTGTATTTCCAAATACCTGCAAAATAAACCTCTGGTTGTTTGGTAAGAGACAACATGAATAACTACAAGACACACAGAAATAGAGATATTAACGAACCTTTAGATATTTTTTCAGCAATGTTAAGGCATCGATGTTCTCAGCCAATCTGAAGCAATTAACACCTAATATAGTTGCCCAATCCTTCAAATTGCAAACTTTTGATGATTTGCAGGATTTGCCACTATTTCGAGAGAAGTACAACCATTTATTCTTAAACCACGTATACTTGTTGGAAGCTCAGGCAACGATTTAAGCGCCCTGCAATCTAACAATCTAAGAAATTCAAGCTTGGAAAATCGAGTAACACACGAAGGTATGCTGATGAAGTTGTTACCACCAAGATCAAGTTGTTTCAAAGAGGATAGGCGAGAAATATCACCAGGAATATCTCCTTCACAAAGATTGCAGTCCCTTAGATTCAGCCTTGTTAATGAACTCAAACCTAACAACGAAGGCAACGTCAGAGCCATAGAAATTGTCCTTCCTGTTTGGATTACATTTAACAGAGaagaaaggattttttttttttaacttggaaGAAGGTCTCTTGATCCCATTAAAAGACATaactttaagatttttaaattgaaaaatgaaggGTGGTGGTTTTGTCACGGATGTTTCACTTGAGTCAAGCTCCTCCAAGAATTCTATTTGCTCCAAGTTCTCTGGCAAATATTCAACTTTATAACAACCAGAAAGATTAAGTGATTTAAAACTTTTACACCCGCCCACCTATGCTCCAATGGAGATCCACAAGGTTCCTGCAATCtttcaaatttaacaaaacaaGACTGCTCAGATTTCCGATTGAAGAAGGTAGCTCTTTAATGTTTGTCCCATCAAACCAAAGCTCCAACAAACATTCCATTTTCCCATCAATCTTTAGAAAGCTTTGAAGTTTTGAGCAACTTGAAAGAATTAACATTTCAAGAGATTCCATTCCAATTTTTGTTGGAAAAATCCTCAGACTTTTGCAGCCTCTTAAACTCAAAAGCTTAAGCCTCGTAAGAACTCCAACAGATGGATGAACATATGCTAATCTAGTACATCCttccaaaaccaaaatttcaagatTTGGGGCAGTTGTGAAGTCTGATGCCTTGATCAGGTTTTCAGACCCTTTTAGGTTGAGCACTTTCAACTTATACAGAGGTTgttgaaaacaataataaattagaGATAAAAAGAGATTAACATAGGAAagctcatttttattgttattcttcaatgttaataaaaaattcatcttTATTCTCAAAATAAGATAGAAAACAATGACCAAATGAGTTAATTCTTACTATGTTTTTCTTCCATAGTTGTTCAATATTACTATAAGGTAGGAGAAGTATAACAAGGTTTTCCGATTTGAAACTTGAAGATAATGACCTTAAGAGACATCCCATTCAATTTAAAAGTTGTAACTCATTAGAAAGATATGTCAGATCACAACAATTTGTTCGGCAAAGGATTTTGAATAGTCTTAATCTTTTCATCTTCAAGAAGACATCCGTG
It includes:
- the LOC121210075 gene encoding TMV resistance protein N-like, whose amino-acid sequence is MECLLELWFDGTNIKELPSSIGNLSSLVLLNLKDCRNLVDLHWSIENLEQIEFLEELDSSETSILSSLLNVIQTGRTISMALTLPSLLGLSSLTRLNLRDCNLCEGDIPGDISRLSSLKQLDLGGNNFISIPSCVTRFSKLEFLRLLDCRALKSLPELPTSIRGLRINGCTSLEIVANPANHQKFAI